Proteins encoded in a region of the Poecilia reticulata strain Guanapo linkage group LG14, Guppy_female_1.0+MT, whole genome shotgun sequence genome:
- the chmp1b gene encoding charged multivesicular body protein 1b, protein MPSMEKNLFNLKFAAKELQRNSKKCDKEEKLEKAKVKKAIQKGNMEVARIHAENAIRQKNQSVNFLRMSARVDAVAARVQTAVTMNQVTKSMAGVVKGMDATLKSMNLEKISALMDKFEHQFETLDVQTAQMEDTMSSTTTLTTPQNQVESLLHEMADEAG, encoded by the exons ATGCCGAGCATGGAAA aaaatctCTTCAATCTCAAGTTTGCTGCCAAAGAGCTccaaagaaattcaaagaaatgtgacaaagaggaaaaattaGAGAAGGCAAAAGTCAAGAAG gCCATCCAGAAGGGGAACATGGAGGTGGCGAGAATCCACGCAGAGAACGCCATCAGACAGAAGAATCAGTCTGTGAACTTCCTGAGGATGAGCGCCCGAGTCGACGCCGTGGCAGCGAGAGTCCAGACGGCGGTTACAATGAACCAG GTCACAAAATCTATGGCCGGAGTGGTTAAAGGCATGGACGCCACTCTGAAGAGTATGAATCTCGAAAAG ATTTCAGCTCTCATGGACAAATTTGAACATCAGTTTGAAACTCTGGAYGTTCAGACTGCTCAGATGGAAGACACCATGAGCAGCACGACGACTCTCACAACACCACAG AATCAAGTGGAGTCGTTGCTGCATGAAATGGCAGATGAAGCAGGGTAA
- the LOC103475718 gene encoding uncharacterized protein LOC103475718, protein MEHKTEKRFHNLTHEQVQALDKVLTEVIPIQGRGNFPTLQVRAKDIIRVVKDRLAERDIQVKDIRLNGATASHVLVRDNGLGYRDLDIIFGVELPRQEDFQVIKEVVLGSLRDLLPCGVNRRKITCLTMKEAYVQKMVKVFNEHDRWSLILLSNNRSKTVGLRFVSSLRRQFEFSVDSFQIILDRMLESYWESDRREKEKLPLNARNSSKRHSSKDNNKIQEQSSSRQDVKEDAEKDGAIATDAGPPSPDEABSPFELKDEVTDHADGKYEAKGPEGNGLQQVEDDVGGCEGVHSEEDMSEVFELCEESTEQKELLDGDYPSGXSSKAFFPDARDPLMTHPGLKLPTTEEVSTINTEPSTSEEIAHFETSTKLEVNIVNCKMENTPTLQDSLCEYSFPPPAKKTCSTSQDIVPDYCPSPKLQRKMSRKLISQPEKWSLLTDVSDLTTQLFPPIEVVKPLQPNPPVPDSVDLHGSNVLCPESEHFEGKDTLTVPSYSPELTPQEGAGSSDSPEQTVKPKHFKKPPDLKTQRIXVLTPQVDDQGPELLDTVPNSVPCVGVESEPVIAVEAECMYGDFEQAMDHLRQRLIATHNPEEIRGGGLLKYSDLLVRNFQPASETEIKSLERYMCSRFFIDFPDVSEQQRKIEAYLQCHFIGSEEASKYDYLMTLRRVIDESTVCLMGHERRQTLNMITVLALRVLGEQNAIPNTANVTCFYQPAPYVSEPIYNSYYIPQAQPPLVYHPYPLHVHMQSGLV, encoded by the coding sequence ATGGagcataaaactgaaaagcGGTTCCACAACTTGACCCATGAGCAAGTCCAGGCTCTCGACAAAGTGCTGACTGAGGTGATCCCAATCCAGGGGCGAGGAAATTTCCCCACACTGCAGGTGAGAGCCAAAGACATCATTCGTGTGGTGAAAGATCGACTGGCAGAGAGGGACATCCAAGTCAAAGATATACGCCTCAACGGAGCCACCGCCAGCCACGTCCTGGTGAGAGATAACGGCCTGGGCTACAGAGACTTGGACATCATATTCGGAGTAGAGCTGCCCAGGCAGGAGGACTTCCAGGTGATTAAGGAGGTGGTGCTGGGCAGCCTGCGGGACCTCCTCCCATGTGGGGTTAACAGACGGAAGATCACCTGCCTCACTATGAAGGAAGCATATGTGCAAAAGATGGTGAAAGTGTTCAACGAGCACGACAGATGGAGCCTGATCTTGCTCTCCAACAACAGATCCAAAACGGTGGGGCTCAGATTYGTTAGCTCCCTCCGGAGGCAGTTTGAATTCAGCGTGGACTCCTTTCAAATAATACTAGATCGCATGCTGGAGTCTTACTGGGAGAGTgacaggagagaaaaagaaaaactgcccCTGAATGCCAGRAATTCGTCAAAGAGGCACAGCAGCAAAGACAATAACAAGATACAAGAACAATCGAGCAGTCGTCAAGATGTCAAAGAGGATGCTGAAAAAGATGGAGCRATAGCAACTGACGCAGGCCCTCCGAGCCCAGATGAAGCCRATTCTCCATTTGAGCTTAAAGATGAAGTAACAGATCATGCAGATGGAAAGTATGAGGCGAAAGGACCTGAGGGAAACGGCCTACAGCAGGTGGAGGATGATGTGGGTGGCTGCGAGGGTGTCCATTCAGAGGAAGACATGTCAGAGGTGTTTGAGCTTTGTGAAGAAAGCACAGAACAAAAAGAACTGTTGGATGGTGATTATCCCTCGGGAGYATCGTCAAAAGCTTTTTTCCCCGACGCGAGAGATCCATTAATGACACACCCAGGTTTAAAACTACCGACGACTGAAGAAGTGTCCACAATAAACACTGAACCATCAACTTCCGAAGAAATAGCTCATTTTGAGACAAGTACAAAGTTAGAGGTAAACATCGTGAACTGCAAGATGGAAAACACCCCAACTCTGCAAGATTCCCTCTGTGAATACTCCTTTCCTCCCCCGGCTAAAAAAACTTGCAGCACGTCACAGGACATTGTGCCAGACTACTGCCCTTCTCCGAAACTGCAAAGGAAAATGTCACGGAAGCTGATCAGCCAGCCTGAAAAGTGGTCCTTACTCACRGACGTGTCAGACCTTACAACTCAGCTCTTTCCGCCAATAGAGGTAGTGAAACCTCTTCAGCCAAACCCCCCCGTTCCTGACAGCGTAGACCTACATGGCTCAAACGTTTTATGTCCTGAATCAGAACATTTTGAGGGTAAGGACACTCTTACCGTTCCTTCATACAGTCCAGAACTTACACCTCAGGAAGGTGCAGGCTCGTCTGATTCTCCAGARCAAACCGTGAAGCCAAAACACTTCAAGAARCCTCCTGATTTAAAGACACAAAGAATCWCGGTTTTAACGCCTCARGTTGATGATCAAGGACCTGAACTTCTTGACACCGTTCCAAATAGTGTCCCATGTGTTGGTGTAGAAAGTGAGCCCGTCATCGCCGTTGAGGCAGAGTGCATGTATGGAGACTTTGAGCAGGCGATGGACCACCTTCGCCAACGCCTCATTGCCACCCACAACCCAGAGGAGATCCGTGGAGGGGGGCTGCTGAAGTACAGCGATCTGCTGGTGAGGAACTTCCAGCCAGCCAGCGAGACTGAAATCAAGTCATTGGAGCGTTACATGTGCTCCCGGTTCTTTATYGACTTCCCCGACGTAAGYGAGCAGCAGCGTAAGATCGAGGCCTACTTGCAGTGCCACTTCATCGGCAGCGAGGAGGCGAGCAAGTACGACTACCTGATGACCCTGCGGCGCGTGATAGACGAAAGCACGGTGTGTTTGATGGGGCATGAGAGGAGACAGACCCTCAATATGATCACTGTCCTTGCTCTGAGGGTTCTGGGGGAGCAGAATGCCATCCCCAACACGGCAAACGTTACTTGCTTCTACCAGCCAGCGCCATACGTGTCAGAGCCAATTTACAACAGCTACTACATCCCTCAGGCCCAGCCGCCACTTGTCTACCACCCGTACCCTCTGCATGTTCACATGCAATCTGGCCTTGTTTAG